From Nicotiana tabacum cultivar K326 chromosome 20, ASM71507v2, whole genome shotgun sequence, one genomic window encodes:
- the LOC142174394 gene encoding uncharacterized protein LOC142174394, whose amino-acid sequence MEAAISNVNGKIWLFFNVVVEWELLMDTEQQVSITVYHQVLGKRIMMTFVYAKCSSLERLELWDNLYYYLASDMELPCPFTWWNGRPNEECIFKRLDRIFVNLSFQTLFPNIEVEHLIRTDSDHAQILISCGEEAMQFVKPFKFLNFWTKHDTFMEVVRQNWMADFIEDPFLTFKQKLKRVKIALSKWSKLTYGDIVST is encoded by the exons ATGGAAGCTGCAATCTCAAATGTGAATGGGAAGATATGGTTATTCTTTAATGTTGTGGTGGAGTGGGAGTTGTTGATGGATACAGAACAACAAGTGAGCATCACGGTGTATCATCAAGTGTTAGGTAAGCGCATTATGATGACTTTTGTATATGCAAAGTGTTCCTCATTGGAAAGACTAGAGTTATGGGATAATCTTTACTATTATCTAGCTAGTGATATGGAGTTGCCTTG TCCTTTCACTTGGTGGAATGGAAGGCCAAATGAAGAATGCATTTTCAAAAGATTGGACAGAATCTTTGTGAACTTGTCTTTCCAAACTCTGTTCCCTAATATAGAGGTGGAGCACCTAATCAGAACAGACTCAGATCATGCACAAATATTGATAAGTTGTGGAGAGGAGGCAATGCAATTTGTTAAACCATTCAAGTTTTTGAACTTTTGGACAAAACATGACACCTTCATGGAGGTTGTGAGGCAAAATTGGATGGCTGACTTCATAGAGGATCCATTTTTGACGTTCAAGCAGAAACTAAAAAGGGTTAAAATTGCTCTTTCTAAATGGAGTAAACTTACCTATGGtgatattgtaagcacgtga